Proteins encoded in a region of the Mycobacterium branderi genome:
- a CDS encoding histidine phosphatase family protein, whose protein sequence is MQLLLVRHALPLRSEPGQGADPDLSDEGLKQVARLPEALARFPIARVVSSPQRRAIQTAEPVAAARDLAVDIDERFAEYDRDLPVYIPIEQIREENPAEWARMAEGRLPSSVDEAAFRARVNAAVDDVVATADPDDTVAVFSHGGVINVVLHQILGTRRLLSFPIDYVSVTRLLFSRSGQASVAAVNCTEHVWDLLPRNQR, encoded by the coding sequence ATGCAACTGCTCCTGGTCCGGCATGCCCTGCCGCTTCGCAGCGAACCCGGCCAAGGCGCCGACCCCGACCTGTCCGACGAGGGGCTCAAGCAGGTCGCACGGCTGCCCGAAGCACTGGCCCGGTTCCCGATCGCCCGGGTGGTCAGCAGCCCGCAGCGTCGCGCCATCCAGACCGCCGAACCGGTGGCCGCGGCACGAGACCTGGCCGTCGACATCGACGAGCGGTTCGCCGAATACGACCGCGATCTCCCCGTCTATATCCCGATCGAGCAGATCCGCGAGGAGAACCCTGCGGAGTGGGCGCGGATGGCCGAGGGCCGGTTACCCAGCTCGGTCGACGAGGCCGCGTTCCGGGCCCGCGTCAACGCCGCCGTCGACGACGTCGTCGCCACCGCCGATCCCGACGACACGGTGGCAGTGTTCAGCCACGGCGGGGTGATCAACGTGGTGCTGCACCAAATCCTCGGCACCCGGCGGCTGTTGTCGTTCCCGATCGACTACGTGTCGGTGACCCGCCTGCTGTTCTCCCGGTCCGGGCAGGCCAGCGTCGCGGCGGTCAACTGCACCGAGCACGTGTGGGATCTGCTGCCGCGAAACCAGCGTTAG